In Monodelphis domestica isolate mMonDom1 chromosome 3, mMonDom1.pri, whole genome shotgun sequence, the following proteins share a genomic window:
- the GPX4 gene encoding phospholipid hydroperoxide glutathione peroxidase: protein MSFSRLYRLVKPALLCAALAAPGLSSSMCASRNDWRCARSMHDFSAKDIDGRLVSLDKYKGYVCIVTNVASQUGKTDVNYTQLVDLHARYAENGLRILAFPCNQFGRQEPGSNAEIREFAAGYNVKFDMYSKICVNGDDAHPLWKWMKIQPRGKGILGNAIKWNFTKFLIDKDGCVVKRYGPMEEPQVIEKDLPCYL from the exons ATGAGTTTCAGCCGCCTCTACCGCTTGGTGAAGCCAGCCCTGCTGTGCGCAGCCCTGGCAGCCCCGGGCCTTTCCAGCAGTATG TGCGCTTCCCGCAATGATTGGAGATGTGCCAGGTCCATGCACGATTTTTCTGCCAAGGACATCGATGGTCGCCTAGTGTCCCTGGATAAGTACAA GGGCTACGTCTGCATCGTCACCAACGTCGCCTCGCAATGAGGCAAGACGGACGTAAACTACACTCAGCTTGTCGACCTGCACGCCAGATACGCTGAGAACGGTTTACGGATTTTAGCTTTCCCCTGCAACCAGTTTGGGAGACAG GAGCCAGGGAGTAACGCAGAAATCCGAGAATTCGCTGCCGGCTACAATGTCAAGTTTGATATGTATAGCAAGATATGCGTCAATGGTGACGATGCCCACCCCCTGTGGAAATGGATGAAGATCCAGCCCAGAGGGAAGGGCATCCTGGGCAA CGCAATAAAGTGGAACTTCACCAAG TTCCTTATTGACAAAGACGGCTGTGTGGTGAAGCGGTATGGTCCCATGGAAGAGCCCCAG GTGATTGAGAAGGACCTGCCTTGCTACCTCTAa
- the POLR2E gene encoding DNA-directed RNA polymerases I, II, and III subunit RPABC1 — protein MDDEEETYRLWKIRKTIMQLCHDRGYLVTQDELDQTLEEFKAQFGDKPSEGRPRRTDLTVLVAHNDDPTDQMFVFFPEEPKVGIKTIKMYCQRMQEENITRALIVVQQGMTPSAKQSLVDMAPKYILEQFLQQELLINITEHELVPEHVVMTKEEVTELLARYKLRENQLPRIQAGDPVARYFGIKRGQVVKIIRPSETAGRYITYRLVQ, from the exons ATGGATGACGAAGAGGAGACCTATCGGCTATGGAAGATCCGTAAGACCATCATGCAG TTATGCCATGATCGGGGCTACTTGGTGACCCAGGATGAATTAGATCAGACTTTGGAAGAGTTCAAAGCCCAGTTTGGGGATAAACCTAGTGAAGGACGGCCTCGACGAACTGATCTGACTGTATTAGTGGCTCACAATGATGACCCCACTGACCAAATGTTTGTCTTCTTCCCAG AGGAACCAAAGGTTGGTATAAAGACCATCAAGATGTACTGTCAGCGAATGCAAGAGGAGAACATCACCAGGGCCCTCATCGTGGTGCAACAGGGCATGACACCCTCTGCCAAGCAG tcacTGGTTGACATGGCTCCCAAGTATATCCTAGAGCAGTTTCTACAGCAGGAGCTACTCATCAATATCACAGAACATGAG TTGGTTCCAGAGCACGTTGTCATGACAAAAGAGGAAGTCACTGAGCTGTTGGCACGATA TAAGCTTCGAGAAAACCAGCTGCCCAGAATCCAGGCTGGAGATCCTGTGGCACGTTATTTTGGAATAAAACGAGGACAG GTGGTTAAGATCATAAGGCCCAGTGAGACTGCAGGCAGATATATCACTTACCGACTGGTGCAGTAA